In Channa argus isolate prfri chromosome 15, Channa argus male v1.0, whole genome shotgun sequence, the DNA window GAGCATCCAGAAGAACGAAGAGCTTCAGGGGACACCCTTCAGCTGCAGGGTGGGAGAGATCATGGTGAGACTTTCATTTAGTAGTGAATGTAGTATAGTTTTAACACCTGAGAGTTCTTCTCTGTTTAATCcccttgtctctgtctctctttacaAGCTATTGGATGTAGCCAATTTGCAGGCTCCCTCTGATCAGGTTCAGGGCTTGTGCATTTACGATGTGGTGTGGCTGCGTGGTGCCAGTAACTCCCTAGATTCCAGCTCTCCCATACTGCACCTTAATGCCACCTTGCGCTGGCAATACCCTACTAAGCTTGTACGCTACTTCAGGGTGTACTGGCGACATCTAAGAGGACCCAATCCCCGAATCCCCTCGGGTCAGCTGGTTTTGGTGGGACGGGCATATTCAGATCTGTTTCGGGTCACGGAGCTGGCCGTGCCGGAGCCCCCTGGCCTGCTGGAGCTGGTGGTGGAGCCAGTGATCAAGAATGGCTTTTCAGTCCCAGAAAGCCACTGGGGACGAAGAACCCTCAGCTACTCAGAGGACATCAAACAATGACTTTAAATAACTGTTACCAGGGTGttgctctttctctttcagaaaTGGTGCGGCAGAAAGGAGTCTGTCGAACCATTTTCAAGTTAAGACGaattatctttttaaatgcttACTCAATTTTCTCAAGCTTTTGAATCAAATCAAACCTTTCATTAGAGCTGTAGATTAAATTATAATAGTTACACAGTTTGCACGTCACCAATTTAGCAAATTGCAGCTCAATGTTTAAAATAGTTGTAATTTCCCTTACATCGTGTTCTTTTACACTGGTGGCATACAGAgccaaaattatgaaaatatatgTGGACTTTTACGGTATGTGCCTAAGCAAATTGCACCTTCAGCCTCTGCTGACACAGATTTCCCTTCATGTTAAGGATTGTTAGTGGAAAATTATGCCTTTTGAGGATGACATTGAAATAAAAGAATACTTAGTCTCTTTGGAATAGGCAGGAATAGAAATTGCAAATActtgaaaaacattaattatagTACCttgttaaatgtatatattatacatatatattttacaatgatTCTTTTGTTCAATGTCAGAAAGTGACTTTATTAcagtataaaatgtattaaaggcTTAAAAGGTCATTTACTCTTGTTGCTTTGAGTCCAACGTTAACTGAGATTATTATTGGTTTGAGGTTCACTTGTcttgttttatgtcatttagTACTGATGGCTGTGAATGAAATAGCCCCCATAATAAAGTTACCCTGAACCTtaatgtggtaaaaaaaaaatctttattggCATTGGTGCTGAAATTTACACAaatcatttagcagaaattCGAattctaaaaactaaaaacaaatgtcatatGATCATTGTGATTGTCAGAGCCATTCCAGCTGGCATCAAAGTGGGGAGATCAGACCTGATTAGTGATCATCTTCAGCATCTGCAAGGCCATAGGTCCCTGGTCTGAGGGAATCTGTGAAAACAGAACACTTGCAATTTCAAAACTACACTTTTAATTCTTGTAATGTACTAAAGTtacatcatttcattttgtacagTGTTTAAGGTATTTTAACAGTAAACACCCTTATGCCTTAAAGGttgctttatattttttaagatcCCTGCACATGCACGGTTGTTAATGACATGTATTGTAGTTAACAACTGTTAACCGTACATTCCatatttaaaattcttaatCCCCAACTCAGTTCTGTAAATTGTGGAATCAATTTGTCTACTTCTGTGACACTTGGGATGGGTGTTAatgaaaaggaataaaaaaaaaaaaatgccagtctCCTTTAGTGGCAAAGTAGTTTTTTTGAGAAGGAAAAGCAAAGCTGTCGTCGTGTTACCGGGGCAACAAAGCTGAAATGAGCTCACGTTGGAGCAGGTAATATTGTTATAGGTCAGTGATACAGCCACATTCAGAAAAGTGCAGCCAAAATCAAAAAGGAACTCATCTCAGTTTACTTTAAACGTGAAGTCAGGGACCTTCCTAAAGTGTTTATCTTCTGTATGTTACTGATCTTTAGACCAGGTGGCAGTTAGAAGTAGCCAGCATCAGTGTTGCACAATGATGCACACTTTCTACTTATGCTATTTGTTGACAATAAACATAGACACACTCAGCAGccttattattaaatgttatcCCATTCAATAACTTTCTGGTCTGaatcacagtgtgtgttgtatgtgtaTTCCACAAACTGAATACACATGTATTACCATGTGACCAGCTTTGAGGATCCAATAGAAAGCAAAATTCTTGTAAGTCTTGTAGAAAGCTCCTGTGATTCCTGGGGAGGTGGGGTCATCCAGGGCAGTCCACCTTAGCTTATTAAATCCAGGTAGGCCCTCCCACTTCAGCCGCTTCACCCacagctcctgacctgtgagtACAGAGTCATGAGACAGACCAAAATACACGTTAGAAACCTCAGCAGTTTTACAtcacactgacagaaaacataaaCCAGCCGTCAGTAACTTACCCATGGTGTCCACTATGAGGTCCAACTGTCCATTGTAGACGGTCACATTGACTCCAGCAGTTAGCAGCTGGTCCACTATGTCCACTACTGGTCTCATGAAGTCTCCTGCCATGTAACTGAACACCTGCTCAGCCTGGCCTGGACGAAGCCCGGAGAGAGGACAAGAGAAGGGAATATGTGTACAAAGTTAGGAAAGTATCATGGATGTCAGGTGACAAATCATATAGGACACAGTAACTGTTTGGATACAGTACCTCCCCAGGTGACATTGTGAGGTATGATACCCAGTTTCTTCCGGATTGGTCCGTTCATAAGCTCACTCAGTGATTGGGCGTGGAGGGGAGCAATGTGGCGATGTGTCTGCAGAGCTTGTGGAAATGAGAAACATTAGAACAGTGCAAAACTTTAAAGAgatatcatattttaaaagtttgagctaaaaaaaagatcagataCAAAGatacagatgttttgttttttttacagtataacaTTTCCTGAAATTATGATATTCTCTTACCAATGTAGTTCGATTCTGCTGAAGAGAAGCGTCTCTCATCCGGTTGTTGAGTGAGGATGTTGTAGAAGTTCACTCCATTGGTGTTCTGCCAAAACAAGACTACATCAAAGCCTGTTTGTCAGTACGCAGCATGTTACATGATAACGATGATTTCCCCCCCCAGTGTCTGTCTTCGTTGACAGtcagtaaagaaataaaactaaataaaataaaattgtcaaaaaaaaaaaaaaggcccattGTGGATTTTATGAAGTACAGGTATTTTCCCattatagtatagtatatacaGTAATACAAGAAAAAGTAAGCGAAGCCTTTGGATGCATTTATGTATAAATCTGtctaaaattaattaataacagACAAATGAGTATGTTATATGTGTCCATACCAAATACATCTTTCAGCACTGATGTGGAAAAGTTGACCTTGAGTCACGAGTTAGCAAAGAAACGAGTCcagtcaaagaaaaataatgtagtAATGGAGATTATTTAGTACCGAGGCTCTTTATTTTCTACCTTAggttactttttctttttaattctacTTTGGAACTTGGATATGGACAGTCAAAACAAGCATTATACTACATTTCATACTTTGTATGGTTGTGTATGTgacaaatgaatttaaaattttaatttcaataaagTTGGTCGCGTGGTGACTCTCTCTAGTAGTGGATTACAGCCAGAAAGACTCCAAAAACATAAtcccaaaatattaaaattaaaaaaaaaaaaaaaccagatGGTGATAAAGGCTCAAAAAGAATTAGGGCTTATGGTATATGATGTCTAGTTGCTctccccaaaaaataaataaataaattactcaAACAgctcacattgtttttttgcctgTGTTCCTAATAAAAGGACACATTCAAAATCAAGCcttctttaaaaacaaccacattttaaatgaaagcgTACAGGCAGCTCTGACAGCAAACCACCAGGAATTTAGCGCACTGTCTACTGCAtaagtctctgtgtgtgaaagtgtgaagCTCTTCCTAACAAACTGTGGGTGCTGTGCTGCGAGTCCAACCTGCTCCACCACAGTCTCAGTCACAGACCACAGTTCAGTGGCCTtcacaaactgctgctgctccacgGCCTGCTTCACCGCCTCCGCCGCAGAGTTGACGTCATCCAGGCCGTAATCATCCAGCAGCGACTACACAGAAAAGACACCATAGCCAGATGAGAATTTGAATGCGTCCAAACATTTATTGACAGAAACCGTCACCTATGGTTTGTTACTTACAGTGGTGTAGAGGTATTGTCCCCACGTCATGACAGAGTCTGTGGATGAAGCACAAGTGTTAACAGTGAGCACTTCTTCACCTACCAGTTAAAGAGAAGGTTCTAATTATTCTAATGTTCATCCTCCCTTTAATAACATACTCAGTAGCACTTCCTGGAAAAGTCCCCATAAATATAATAAACGGGGCAAAACAAATTTGTGCCATCCCTCACCTCCTGAGGTCAGTGATACTCTGTCAACAATTTTCTCAATGTGTCCCACTTATGCTTTTACAACAGGTAATCTGTTATATGAATCTACTCCACAGCCCCAAGAATGCAGCTAAATGTTATAGCCAATTCCCAGCCCACCATATCCCACTcaattaaagttgtttttcgACAGAAAGTTTTACCTTTGTAAAAGGTAAAACCTGCCAGGTGTGATTTTCTAAAAGTTGAATCACGTCAACTGGACTTTCTCCTTAGCTGGCAACGTTTCGCTACTTCTTAAATGTGAGGGGCCACCAGTGTCAAGAGCAAAGCATCAGCATCATTAGTGGTGATCCTACGTTCCAATGGGACCCAGGTAAAGAATAGTACTGAAGCCCCCCAAACCAGCCCCCCTGTGTCCCCTCAGGTTGAATGGGTATGATactgtgggcgactgtggccaggaaggtagagcggttgtccaccaatctcacagttgttggttcaatccccggctcctccggtcacatgtcgaagtgtccttgagcaagacactgaaccccaacttagctgctcccggtgagtgttggccagctgcatagcagctcccccatcggtgtatgtgtgtgtgattgtgagtgtgaacgggtgaataagaagcagtgtaaagcgctttgagtgccaataggtagaaaagcgctatataagtgcagaacatttacttgtAGCTGCAAGGGGCCGTTGATTTGGGGACAGGTGTGGTGCACTGTAGTGTCTTTATGCAAAACATGGTAATTTGAGTTGCCTCCTCCCCTTTCATGTAACCACAAATTAATCTGTTCACCTTCTCCATCTCTCACAAAGAGATGGCTGAAAGTTTCCATCCAGTTCTCTTCTCCTGATTAGTCTCTCTCAGTAAGAGTTTATTTCATACAAGCTGTTTCAGTCAATCAATTAATTGGCAGGTATCCTCTACACCAGAGCCCACTGTCCTTTTGAAAGCCAGTCTTCCCAGGCTCCTAAAATTTGACAGTCACCGACCTTCAAGTCTGCATGTAATGACGAACTGTGGTTTGTCCTTACTTACTGTAGTTAAAGGTTCTTTCTATAGTACAGGTTACtacaacaatacaaaaatgacACTACTTCAGTGCAGTACCACTGATGGTCTCAAACACATGAACAGGACCAGTTACCTCGGATTAGACATACCTATTTAAGGTGACTCTCTTATaaagtttataaaatgtatagcTTATGAAGATTTTGCCATTGGTTTAGCGAGTCATCATCAGCAAACAGCGGCAGCTTTTTCAAACGTGTGCTTTGTCTGCTTATTGCATAATTCAATGCGAGTCGTTTTCCATAGTTTGGTGTCTTCAGAATGTTAAGTCTGGAGTATTTGTACTGTGAGTCCTTAATAAAATCCAAGTGTTGAGAGTAGGTGTAATGTCTCAGTAAAACTTACCCAGTGGGGAAATCCATGAGTCTCCAAGGGCCACACCAGCAAAGTTACATTTC includes these proteins:
- the scpep1 gene encoding retinoid-inducible serine carboxypeptidase; the encoded protein is MGLTGATISLLYLLGIIIIISKGLSSPLTGKEAWNYVEVRDGAHMFWWLYYADNQSAGYKELPLVMWLQGGPGGSGSGFGNFEEIGPLNRDLEPRKTSWVQAASVLFVDNPVGTGFSYTDRSSAYTTNVAMVAADMLVLLKNFFIEKAEFQNIPFYIFSESYGGKMAAAISLELTKAIKQGTVKCNFAGVALGDSWISPLDSVMTWGQYLYTTSLLDDYGLDDVNSAAEAVKQAVEQQQFVKATELWSVTETVVEQNTNGVNFYNILTQQPDERRFSSAESNYIALQTHRHIAPLHAQSLSELMNGPIRKKLGIIPHNVTWGGQAEQVFSYMAGDFMRPVVDIVDQLLTAGVNVTVYNGQLDLIVDTMGQELWVKRLKWEGLPGFNKLRWTALDDPTSPGITGAFYKTYKNFAFYWILKAGHMIPSDQGPMALQMLKMITNQV